One region of Alphaproteobacteria bacterium genomic DNA includes:
- the folE gene encoding GTP cyclohydrolase I FolE: MNKLEIAPTPTERELLSTARPSQEEAEAAVRTLLLWAGDDPDREGLQGTPKRVVRAYREYFAGYDTDPTELLERTFEEVEGYDEMVVLRDIDFSSHCEHHMAPIIGVAHVAYLPANRVVGISKLARLVDVYARRFQIQEKMTVQIADAISDVLKPKGVAVVIEGEHQCMTTRGVNKRGVTMKTSRMLGAFRDDATTRREFLGMIHGNR; encoded by the coding sequence ATGAACAAACTCGAGATCGCACCGACGCCAACAGAACGGGAGCTCTTGAGTACGGCTCGCCCCAGCCAGGAAGAGGCCGAGGCCGCCGTTCGCACGCTGTTGCTGTGGGCTGGGGACGACCCTGACCGCGAAGGCCTGCAAGGCACACCGAAACGGGTGGTGCGCGCCTATCGCGAATACTTCGCCGGCTACGATACGGACCCGACGGAGCTGCTCGAGCGCACCTTTGAGGAGGTCGAGGGCTATGACGAGATGGTGGTTCTACGCGATATCGACTTCTCCTCCCACTGCGAGCACCACATGGCGCCGATCATCGGCGTCGCCCACGTCGCCTACCTGCCCGCCAACAGGGTCGTCGGCATCAGCAAGTTGGCGCGTTTGGTCGATGTCTATGCGCGACGCTTCCAGATCCAGGAAAAAATGACGGTACAGATCGCCGATGCCATCAGCGACGTTCTCAAGCCCAAGGGCGTGGCCGTGGTGATCGAGGGCGAGCATCAGTGCATGACGACGCGCGGGGTAAACAAACGCGGCGTGACCATGAAGACCAGCCGCATGCTCGGCGCCTTCCGCGACGACGCGACGACGCGACGAGAGTTTCTGGGCATGATTCACGGCAACCGCTAA
- a CDS encoding radical SAM protein, translated as MPSALPLLDPALDPKKFQNSSHTAEAIPRAHVALGTLDTLWFNTGTRCNLTCRHCYIESGPRNDRLVYITLDEVRSYLDEISALGLPTGEIGFTGGEPFMNPDLLDSTKLCLESGFRVLILTNAMRPMMKYVEHLQPLGTHWDERLVLRVSLDHFGATLHEQERGPGTWKLTLDGLQWLAHNGFTIAVAGRLRWGESEARMRDGYRRLFADLGLALDAGDPAALMLFPEMDESADVPEISVNCWDHLSLGPHQMMCAHSRMVVKPKGGTPEVMACTLLPYDRDFAMGASLADAADKVMLNHPYCAQFCVLGGGSCSTG; from the coding sequence ATGCCGTCTGCCCTGCCCCTACTCGATCCCGCGCTCGATCCCAAAAAATTCCAAAATTCCAGCCACACCGCCGAAGCGATTCCGCGCGCTCATGTGGCATTGGGCACCCTAGATACGCTTTGGTTCAACACGGGCACGCGGTGCAATCTCACTTGCAGGCATTGCTATATTGAGTCCGGCCCACGCAACGACCGCCTAGTCTACATCACGCTGGACGAAGTGCGGTCGTACCTCGACGAGATTTCGGCGCTGGGACTGCCGACGGGTGAGATCGGCTTTACGGGCGGTGAACCCTTCATGAACCCGGACCTGCTGGACAGTACCAAGCTATGCCTAGAGTCTGGCTTCCGGGTGCTGATTCTGACCAATGCCATGCGTCCCATGATGAAATATGTCGAGCACCTGCAGCCGCTCGGCACGCACTGGGATGAGCGTCTAGTGCTACGTGTTTCGCTTGATCATTTTGGTGCGACCCTGCACGAGCAGGAGCGCGGGCCCGGCACCTGGAAACTGACCCTCGACGGGCTGCAATGGCTAGCCCACAACGGCTTTACGATCGCCGTCGCCGGCCGCTTACGCTGGGGTGAGTCTGAGGCACGGATGCGCGACGGCTACCGGCGGCTGTTCGCCGACCTCGGCCTCGCTCTCGACGCTGGAGATCCCGCCGCGTTAATGCTGTTTCCCGAGATGGACGAGAGCGCGGACGTGCCCGAAATCAGCGTTAACTGCTGGGACCATCTCAGCCTCGGGCCGCACCAGATGATGTGCGCGCACTCACGTATGGTGGTGAAGCCGAAGGGGGGTACGCCGGAGGTTATGGCCTGCACGCTACTACCCTATGACCGCGACTTCGCCATGGGTGCGAGCCTGGCCGACGCGGCGGACAAGGTCATGTTGAATCATCCTTATTGCGCCCAGTTTTGTGTACTCGGCGGCGGCTCCTGTAGCACCGGCTGA